The proteins below come from a single Crossiella sp. CA-258035 genomic window:
- a CDS encoding PHP domain-containing protein: protein MPDEALPPDGLSRRAMLRRAGLLGAGLAVAPGVLAAAANAAPPPRGGYRWLAGDHHIHTQYSLDGRYRVIDHVRQGAAHGLDWMVITDHGGPTHARIGVERVNPEIVAARRDVPDALVFQGLEWNIPAAEHGTVFVHPGREEVRVLKEFEGSFDGIVRNALGNTPANEALAIAGIDFLAEALRRRRIEDVLFLANHPARQGIDTPHEIRNWRDAQPHIAVGMEAAPGHQAAGIAKPHGAGLSRGYYFMEPGPDSFPAYPPASYRTFGGFDWMTATVGGLWDSLLAEGRPWWVTANSDSHAVYGDTAVTGPGSNFDRDGKLADAVHGPVPDLTNADFWPGAYTRTHVGADGHSYRAVMAGIRAGRVWVDHGALVAGLDIRLRTADRWAQDSVTLGGVLRAKRGTALELVIEVDLARLPNWAQFVPKLARVDLIQGAVTGPVADRDTFSAPRTKVVRSFAVTASAGTVRFTHPLGRLDSPFYLRLRGTDGKRVAVGLGGAAVDPAGPAMDVAGDADPWEDLWFYTNPMWALPA from the coding sequence GTGCCGGACGAGGCGTTGCCACCGGACGGGTTGTCCCGCCGGGCGATGCTGCGCCGGGCCGGGCTGCTGGGTGCCGGACTCGCGGTCGCGCCAGGGGTCCTCGCGGCGGCGGCCAACGCGGCGCCGCCGCCGCGCGGGGGTTACCGGTGGCTGGCCGGGGACCACCACATCCACACCCAGTACAGCTTGGACGGTCGTTACCGGGTGATCGACCACGTGCGGCAGGGCGCGGCGCACGGGCTGGACTGGATGGTGATCACCGACCACGGCGGCCCGACGCACGCCCGGATCGGGGTGGAGCGGGTCAACCCGGAGATCGTGGCCGCGCGCCGGGACGTGCCGGACGCGCTGGTGTTCCAGGGCCTGGAGTGGAACATCCCGGCCGCCGAGCACGGCACCGTGTTCGTCCACCCCGGACGGGAGGAGGTGCGGGTGCTCAAGGAGTTCGAGGGCTCCTTCGACGGCATCGTGCGCAACGCCCTGGGCAACACCCCCGCCAACGAGGCGCTGGCCATCGCGGGCATCGACTTCCTGGCCGAGGCGTTGCGGCGCAGGCGGATCGAGGACGTGCTGTTCCTGGCCAACCACCCGGCCCGGCAGGGCATCGACACCCCGCACGAGATCCGCAACTGGCGGGACGCCCAGCCGCACATCGCGGTGGGCATGGAGGCCGCGCCGGGGCACCAGGCCGCGGGCATCGCCAAGCCGCACGGGGCCGGGCTCTCCCGCGGCTACTACTTCATGGAGCCGGGCCCGGACTCCTTCCCCGCCTACCCGCCGGCGAGCTACCGGACCTTCGGCGGCTTCGACTGGATGACCGCCACCGTGGGCGGGTTGTGGGACAGCCTGCTCGCCGAGGGCAGGCCGTGGTGGGTCACCGCGAACTCCGACTCGCACGCCGTCTACGGCGACACCGCCGTCACCGGCCCCGGCTCCAACTTCGACCGGGACGGCAAGCTGGCCGACGCCGTGCACGGGCCGGTGCCCGACCTCACCAACGCCGACTTCTGGCCCGGCGCCTACACCCGCACGCACGTCGGCGCCGACGGGCACTCCTACCGCGCGGTGATGGCCGGGATCCGGGCCGGGCGGGTCTGGGTGGACCACGGCGCGCTGGTGGCCGGGCTGGACATCCGGCTGCGCACCGCGGACCGGTGGGCGCAGGACAGCGTCACGCTGGGCGGGGTGCTGCGGGCGAAGCGGGGCACCGCGCTGGAGCTGGTGATCGAGGTGGACCTGGCGCGGTTGCCGAACTGGGCGCAGTTCGTGCCGAAGCTGGCCAGGGTGGACCTCATCCAGGGCGCGGTGACCGGCCCGGTCGCCGACCGGGACACCTTCAGCGCGCCGAGGACCAAGGTGGTGCGCTCCTTCGCGGTCACCGCGTCCGCGGGCACGGTGCGGTTCACGCATCCCTTGGGGCGCTTGGACTCTCCGTTCTACCTGCGGCTGCGGGGCACCGACGGCAAGCGGGTCGCGGTGGGGCTGGGTGGTGCGGCGGTGGATCCGGCCGGTCCGGCGATGGACGTGGCCGGGGACGCCGACCCGTGGGAGGACCTGTGGTTCTACACCAACCCGATGTGGGCGCTGCCTGCCTAG
- a CDS encoding discoidin domain-containing protein translates to MLTAALGMFAALGSMALHGPPPAATLPILAATADTHDGNGPAGAIDGDLSTRWSAAGDGVWIRFDLGSVVTVDSVSLAWHDGDRRRASFDVQLSEDGSAWSTVLSRTTSSGSTLGLENHDFADGPARYLRIVGHGNNSADSAKWTSITEATVSGSTGTQPPPKQTLGVGGVATPAGAVLVPNQDSRYKISSGGTAAAPKVHDCQGNTIRGGVLIAADHVVLQNCRVDARQQYGIYSDNNTDVTIQNNDIKGVRGPGDLNAITFFGDGHKILYNTAVNFVTGDPGDSHTDFIQTWVSSSHPIASDDVQIRGNKAIGPANPDRDHSIPSIHQFLMAEDYGRGGNSGGNTDGMRNWIIADNEVGDSWNQAIKVDGPDQVFITRNRFVGSSTRVVEATSASTGVKFYRDNQVGPGYRSVGIPVTAGPGPSR, encoded by the coding sequence ATGCTGACCGCCGCACTGGGCATGTTCGCGGCACTCGGCTCGATGGCGCTGCACGGCCCACCCCCGGCGGCGACGTTGCCCATCCTCGCCGCGACCGCCGACACCCACGACGGCAACGGACCGGCCGGCGCGATCGACGGCGACCTGTCCACCCGGTGGTCCGCCGCCGGGGACGGGGTCTGGATCCGCTTCGACCTCGGTTCGGTCGTCACCGTCGACTCGGTGTCGCTGGCCTGGCACGACGGGGACCGCCGGCGGGCGAGCTTCGACGTCCAACTGTCCGAGGACGGCTCGGCGTGGTCGACCGTGCTGTCCCGGACGACCAGCAGCGGCAGCACCCTCGGCCTGGAGAACCACGACTTCGCTGACGGGCCTGCCCGCTACCTGCGGATCGTCGGGCACGGCAACAACTCCGCCGACTCGGCCAAGTGGACGAGCATCACCGAGGCGACCGTGTCCGGCTCGACCGGCACCCAGCCGCCGCCCAAGCAGACCCTCGGCGTCGGCGGGGTGGCCACTCCGGCGGGCGCGGTCCTGGTGCCGAACCAGGATTCCCGGTACAAGATCAGCTCCGGTGGCACCGCGGCCGCGCCCAAGGTCCACGACTGCCAGGGCAACACCATCCGTGGCGGTGTGCTGATCGCGGCCGACCACGTGGTGCTGCAGAACTGCCGGGTGGACGCCAGGCAGCAGTACGGCATCTACTCCGACAACAACACCGATGTCACCATCCAGAACAACGACATCAAGGGCGTCAGGGGCCCCGGCGACCTCAACGCCATCACCTTCTTCGGCGACGGCCACAAGATCCTCTACAACACCGCGGTCAACTTCGTCACCGGCGACCCCGGCGACAGCCACACCGACTTCATCCAGACCTGGGTGTCCAGCTCGCACCCCATCGCCAGTGACGACGTGCAGATCCGCGGCAACAAGGCCATCGGCCCGGCGAACCCGGACCGCGACCACAGCATCCCCAGCATCCACCAGTTCCTGATGGCCGAGGACTACGGCCGTGGCGGGAACTCCGGCGGCAACACCGACGGCATGCGGAACTGGATCATCGCGGACAACGAGGTCGGCGACAGCTGGAACCAGGCCATCAAGGTGGACGGTCCGGACCAGGTGTTCATCACCCGCAACCGGTTCGTCGGCTCCTCGACGCGGGTCGTGGAGGCCACCTCGGCCTCCACCGGCGTGAAGTTCTACCGCGACAACCAGGTCGGTCCGGGCTACCGGTCGGTCGGCATACCGGTCACCGCGGGACCAGGGCCCAGCCGTTGA
- a CDS encoding Lrp/AsnC family transcriptional regulator, translating to MPTPLGESDLMLVEALQLAPRAPWAVLGAAIGVDARTAARRWERLRAGGLAWLTAYVPPPTLTIGYLDLACRPDRIAALSAELCSWPPVFSVEHTTGRHQLFLGVDAVDLAALDTLVTSRIGALDGVLSLRLTVVSQVYREGGDWLARALTPDQRARLPAPAPLPHPSTSTPWRKLDADLVRELTIEPRRSAAELAQRCGAGNATVRRRLQRILRHRELDFRCDIANTLAGWPVTAMYRITVPADQLAESARALAALPETRLCSAVIGDHNLLLAAWLHGTGDCADFEARMRLAAPAVTVGERNLSLRIPKRMGRLLNREGRAVGQVPMAPAR from the coding sequence GTGCCGACTCCGCTGGGCGAATCCGACCTCATGCTCGTCGAGGCGTTGCAGCTCGCGCCCCGGGCCCCGTGGGCGGTGCTCGGCGCGGCGATCGGGGTGGACGCGCGCACCGCGGCCCGCCGCTGGGAGCGGTTGCGGGCCGGCGGGCTGGCCTGGCTGACCGCCTACGTGCCGCCACCGACGCTGACCATCGGCTACCTGGACCTGGCCTGCCGCCCGGACCGGATCGCCGCGCTCAGCGCCGAGCTGTGCTCCTGGCCGCCGGTGTTCAGCGTCGAGCACACCACCGGCCGCCACCAGCTGTTCCTCGGCGTGGACGCGGTGGACCTGGCCGCCCTGGACACCCTGGTGACCAGCCGGATCGGCGCGCTGGACGGGGTGCTGTCGCTGCGGCTGACCGTGGTGTCCCAGGTGTACCGGGAAGGCGGCGACTGGCTGGCCCGCGCCCTCACCCCGGACCAGCGCGCCCGGCTACCGGCCCCCGCGCCACTCCCCCACCCGTCCACCAGCACCCCGTGGCGCAAGCTGGACGCGGACCTGGTGCGCGAGCTGACCATCGAGCCCCGGCGCAGCGCCGCCGAGCTGGCCCAGCGCTGCGGCGCGGGCAACGCCACCGTGCGCAGGCGGCTGCAGCGCATCCTGCGGCACCGGGAACTGGACTTCCGCTGCGACATCGCCAATACGCTGGCCGGCTGGCCGGTCACCGCGATGTACCGGATCACCGTCCCGGCCGACCAGCTCGCCGAGTCCGCCCGCGCACTGGCCGCGCTGCCCGAGACCCGGCTGTGCAGCGCGGTGATCGGCGATCACAACCTGCTGCTGGCCGCCTGGCTGCACGGCACCGGCGACTGCGCGGACTTCGAGGCCAGGATGCGGCTGGCCGCGCCCGCGGTGACCGTCGGGGAGCGCAACCTCAGCCTGCGGATCCCGAAGCGGATGGGCCGGTTGCTCAATCGCGAGGGCCGGGCGGTCGGCCAGGTGCCGATGGCGCCCGCCCGCTGA
- a CDS encoding AAA family ATPase — translation MATSGRAAELAALTSALRATPSLVLVSGEAGIGKTHLISAALAELDRRSVAVVLGRCQPGTPFRYGVLVEGLRSCLRERPRPSMFGSAAAGALAVLLPELADRLPPPPDRADPAELAHLVCRGVRDVLAALGRVVLVAEDVQWADPDSRTVLRHLLAAPPPGLSVVLSHRPAELPQPLVRPAPGTTVLRIAVGPLAEPEVAKLVQDRLGPAAGLAGELAAHTAGIPAVLTEALTELARTGWPPADGRTAAELLGALELPGVREQLDAALHAVPRHARLVAEAAAVLAGPATAEDLGSVAGLPVGRARAGVAALLAAGVLREESACHYTLRHPLARRAVYRSLAGPHRQELHRRAIRLLARADPLPLRRLTEHSGQAGESALALRYGRELIEAAQRVGDLSTAIEVLTTLLAADLGGADRAGLVRSLCRLAPAGTHQRQAAATVRRLLADPCLSEELRAEVRLCHGLLLVRQAEGIESGRTQLTAAVRDLDHGGARLRGMSLLALPWLGATPVAEHRAWVRRVERDTPAATEPELRLGLLANTLACRVHLGELDTESAVAAAPEHATEAGARRQLARLHVNLADAFSWTGANAAARRALNRSRHLTTGLGACYTAGSAEATRLRLDWAEGHWHDLDARAADLLAAHPEVYPMASEAWLVRAWLAVARGDWHEAERCFQATRCAEAANAVFPVLLGVAGGTIRMLLEQERLAEACAQADRAAAQLRAKGGWTWAGEFVPHAVEAYCAQGRTGDAAALTADLGRAVRARHAPLAQASVLACQAHLARARGDLAGAAEQFERARRRHAELGFAYRADRLAELALTTGPPADPAHLVGLVGRYERAGAARDAARCRDHLRRNGIRTPAHRSGRGYGDAMSPREQEIARLVVAGHTNREIAEILFLSRRTVEEHVGKLLRKHNVRSRHDLQLPGAQLAMASKLSGA, via the coding sequence ATGGCGACCTCCGGGCGTGCGGCCGAGCTGGCCGCGCTCACCTCGGCACTGCGGGCCACCCCCTCCCTGGTGCTGGTCAGCGGAGAGGCGGGCATCGGCAAGACGCACCTGATCAGCGCCGCGCTCGCGGAACTGGACCGGCGCTCGGTCGCCGTGGTGCTCGGCCGCTGCCAGCCGGGCACGCCGTTCCGCTACGGCGTGCTGGTCGAGGGACTGCGCTCCTGCCTGCGGGAACGGCCGCGGCCCTCGATGTTCGGCTCCGCCGCCGCGGGCGCGCTCGCCGTGCTCCTGCCGGAGCTGGCCGACCGCCTGCCACCACCGCCGGACCGCGCCGATCCGGCCGAGCTGGCGCACCTGGTGTGCCGGGGGGTGCGCGATGTGCTGGCCGCCCTCGGCCGGGTGGTGCTGGTCGCCGAGGACGTGCAGTGGGCCGATCCGGACTCCCGCACCGTACTCCGGCACCTGCTGGCCGCGCCGCCGCCCGGCCTGTCGGTGGTGCTGAGCCACCGGCCGGCCGAACTGCCCCAGCCGCTGGTCCGCCCCGCGCCGGGGACCACGGTGCTGCGGATCGCGGTGGGACCGCTGGCCGAGCCGGAGGTGGCGAAGCTGGTCCAGGACCGCCTCGGCCCGGCCGCCGGCCTGGCCGGTGAGCTGGCCGCGCACACCGCGGGCATCCCGGCGGTGCTGACCGAGGCGCTCACCGAGCTCGCGCGCACCGGCTGGCCACCCGCCGACGGCCGCACCGCCGCCGAACTGCTCGGCGCGCTGGAACTGCCAGGGGTGCGCGAGCAGCTGGACGCGGCCCTGCACGCCGTGCCCCGGCACGCCCGGCTGGTCGCCGAGGCCGCGGCCGTGCTGGCCGGGCCGGCCACCGCCGAGGACCTCGGTTCGGTCGCGGGCCTGCCCGTGGGCCGGGCCAGGGCGGGGGTGGCCGCGCTGCTGGCCGCCGGGGTGCTGCGCGAGGAGTCCGCCTGCCACTACACCCTGCGGCACCCGCTGGCCCGGCGCGCGGTGTACCGGTCGCTGGCCGGGCCACACCGGCAGGAGCTGCACCGCAGGGCGATCCGCCTGCTGGCGCGGGCCGATCCGCTACCGCTGCGGCGGCTGACCGAACACAGCGGGCAGGCGGGGGAGTCCGCGCTGGCGCTGCGCTACGGACGGGAGCTCATCGAGGCGGCCCAGCGGGTGGGTGACCTGAGCACGGCGATCGAGGTGCTCACCACCCTGCTGGCGGCCGATCTCGGCGGCGCCGACCGCGCGGGCCTGGTGCGGTCCCTGTGCCGGCTCGCTCCGGCGGGCACCCACCAGCGGCAGGCGGCTGCGACGGTGCGGCGGCTGCTGGCCGACCCCTGCCTGTCCGAGGAGCTGCGCGCGGAGGTGCGGCTGTGCCACGGGCTGCTGCTGGTCCGCCAGGCCGAGGGCATCGAGAGCGGCCGGACCCAGCTGACGGCCGCGGTCCGGGACCTGGACCACGGCGGCGCGCGACTGCGCGGGATGTCCCTGCTCGCCCTGCCCTGGCTGGGCGCCACCCCGGTCGCCGAGCACCGGGCCTGGGTGCGGCGGGTCGAACGGGACACCCCGGCCGCCACCGAGCCGGAGCTGCGCCTGGGCCTGCTGGCCAACACCCTGGCCTGCCGGGTGCACCTGGGCGAGCTCGACACCGAGAGCGCCGTGGCGGCCGCGCCCGAGCACGCCACCGAGGCCGGGGCGCGCAGGCAGCTGGCCCGGCTGCACGTCAACCTCGCCGACGCCTTCTCCTGGACCGGCGCGAACGCCGCCGCGCGCCGGGCGCTCAACCGCTCCCGGCACCTGACCACCGGGCTCGGCGCGTGCTATACCGCCGGTTCGGCCGAGGCGACCCGGTTGCGGCTGGACTGGGCCGAGGGCCACTGGCACGACCTGGACGCCCGCGCGGCCGACCTGCTGGCCGCGCACCCCGAGGTGTACCCGATGGCCAGCGAGGCCTGGCTGGTGCGCGCCTGGCTGGCGGTGGCCCGCGGCGACTGGCACGAGGCCGAGCGCTGCTTCCAGGCCACCCGCTGCGCCGAGGCGGCCAACGCGGTGTTCCCGGTGCTGCTGGGCGTGGCCGGCGGCACCATCCGGATGCTGCTGGAACAGGAGCGCCTCGCCGAAGCCTGCGCGCAGGCCGACCGGGCCGCGGCACAGTTGCGCGCCAAGGGCGGCTGGACCTGGGCGGGGGAGTTCGTGCCGCACGCGGTGGAGGCCTACTGCGCGCAGGGCCGGACCGGGGACGCGGCCGCGCTCACCGCCGACCTCGGCCGCGCCGTGCGGGCCCGGCACGCCCCGCTCGCCCAGGCCTCGGTGCTGGCCTGCCAGGCCCACCTGGCCCGGGCCCGCGGCGACCTGGCCGGCGCGGCCGAGCAGTTCGAGCGCGCCCGGCGGCGGCACGCCGAGCTCGGCTTCGCCTACCGCGCCGACCGCCTGGCCGAGCTCGCCCTGACCACCGGCCCGCCCGCCGATCCCGCCCACCTGGTCGGCCTGGTCGGCCGCTACGAGCGGGCAGGCGCGGCCAGGGATGCCGCCCGGTGCCGGGACCACCTGCGCCGCAACGGGATCCGCACCCCGGCGCACCGGTCGGGGCGGGGCTACGGTGACGCGATGTCCCCACGCGAACAGGAGATCGCCCGGCTGGTGGTGGCGGGCCACACCAACCGGGAGATCGCCGAGATCCTGTTCCTGTCCCGCCGGACGGTGGAGGAGCACGTGGGCAAGCTGCTGCGCAAGCACAACGTCCGCTCCCGCCACGACCTCCAGCTACCGGGCGCTCAGCTGGCCATGGCCTCGAAGCTGTCCGGCGCGTAG